CAAAGCTTGCGGCACGCATGCTGTATGACTATTTGCTCAAGGAAGGCGTGGTGATCCACGAGTACTGTCAACGTCCGTTGCACGGCAAGGTGGCGTTGGTGGATGAGCAATGGAGCACGGTGGGATCAAGTAATCTCGACCCGTTGAGCCTGTCGCTGAACCTTGAGGCCAACGTGCTGATTCGCGATCGCGGGTTCAATCAGCAACTGTTCGAACGCCTGGAATACCTGAGCCAGAACCACTGCAAGACCATGCCGGAAAACCGCTCGCCTCGCGGCTGGTTCTGGCGGGTAACCGTGGGCTTCGTGGTGTTCCACGTGCTGCGGCATTTTCCCTCGTGGACCGGCTGGCTGCCGGCCCACAAGCCGAGGCTGAAACCCTTCGTTCATGAGGAGCGTGCGGACCATGACCCAAGCTCACACAGCTGAACAGAACGCCCGCCCGGGGTTTTTCAAACGCTGGAAAAAACCGCTGACCGTGGTGTTTTTCCTGGTGTTGATCGTGCTGTTCACCCTGCTTGCCCGGCGTATCGACTGGAGCGAGGTGTTCGACACCCTCGGCAGTTTCAAGCTGCGCACCTTGCTTATCGCCGGCGCGCTGACCCTGTGCAGTTTCCTGGTGTATTCGTGCTTTGACCTGATCGGGCGCACCTACATCCGCCAGCCTTTGCGCTGGAAGCAGATCCTGCCGGTGGGCATCATCAGCTATGCCTTCAACCTCAACCTGAGTGCCTGGGTGGGTGGCATCGCCATGCGCTACCGGCTGTATTCCCGGTTGGGGGTGAGCAGCGGGAACATCGCGAAAATCCTCGGCTTGAGCCTGGCCACCAACTGGTTCGGCTACATGGCGATTGCCGGCGCGGTGTTCAGCAGCGGGCTGGTGTCGCTGCCGCCGGGGTGGAAGCTCAGCAGTGGCGCGCTGCAAGGCGTTGGCGTGCTGCTGGTACTGGCGAGCCTGGGTTATCTGCTGGCGTGCCGGTTGTCGAAAAAGCGCGCGTGGTCGGTACGCGGGATTGAAATCAGCCTGCCATCGCTACGCATGGCGGTGTTGCAGCTGGCACTGGGTGCGCTGAACTGGTCGCTGATGGCGGCGGTAATCTTCACGCTGCTGCCCAAGCAACTGGATTATCCAGTGGTGCTCGGCGTGTTGCTGATCAGCAGCATTGCGGGGGTCGTCACGCATATCCCGGCAGGGCTTGGGGTGCTGGAGGCGGTGTTTATTGCCTTGTTGCAACACGAAGCGTCCCGCGGCAGTTTGCTCGCGGGCCTGATCGCCTACCGCGCAATCTACTTCATCCTGCCGCTGCTGGTGGCGCTGGTGATGTACCTCGCGGTGGAAGCCAAGGCCAAGGCGCTGCGCGTGAAAAAGACGCCTAAGACTGAATAATGCTCAAGCGTTCGCCCACCACCATCTCGGTGATCCAGTCCACCAGGATCGAGGTGTAGGCCTGCTGCGACACCGGGTCACTCAGGGAGTGATCCGCACCGTCGATAATCCGATGGGTCAGCGAGTGCGTCTGCTGGCAGGCCGCGCGGTAGCTCATGATGGTGGCGTGGGGCACGTGATCGTCGGTTTCCGATTCAACAATCAGCACATCCCCGGTAAATGCCGCGCAGGCGTGCAAGGCGCGATTGGTTTGGGCGTGCACAAACGTGCCGCGGTAATCCATCAGGTCGGCCTTGTCCAGGTCGCGCTTGGGCTTGAGCCATTCCTGGTCGCGGTACAGCGCAGGTACTCGCAGCGCCAGCCAGCGCACGGGGCGCAGCGAGGTGAGGATGGCGGCCAGGTAACCGCCGTAACTGGTGCCCACCACCGCCACCGCCGAGGTGTCGATGGCCGGGTGTGACAGCAGGCGGTCGTAGGCGGCGAGCAGGTCGCGCAGGTTGTCTTCGCGGGTGACGCGCGACAGTGGAATGCCGTTACCAGCATGGCCGCGCAGGTCAAAGGTGAGGCACACGCAACCCAGCCCGGCGATGCCCTTGGCGCGTTCCAGGTCACGCTCCTGGCTACCGCCCCAGCCGTGCACAAACAACACCCCCGGCACTTTCGATTTGGGACTCAGGAACGTCCCGCTCATCTGTTCATCGTCGATATCAATGGCAATGTTTTCGCTTCTAGCCGTCATAAGATTTGACCGTCACATACTTGAGAAGAAAGTCGCTGTTTTCTGCCGGGCCGCGGTACACCTCAATCGCGTCAGCCGGCAGTGGCTGGTCGACGTAGGTTTCTACCGACGAGACGTAAATCGCCCGCAGCCCGGGGTTATTGACGAAGCTTTGCAACGCCGCGACTTCCGCGCTGCTGGCCCCGCCCATACGCCAGGATTGCTCCAGCACACCGCTGCGGCGCTGGCCGTCGCTGTCCAGGCCTTGGGCGATGTCGTAGTTGCGCCGCGAAGCGTAAAACCCCGGGTAGGCTTCATCCGCCGCAGTATCAAACGCCTGCGCTTGCTCGATGGCCAGGCGCACATCGTCAGGTAGCTCGAGCTCAAGCAGGTCTTCGTAGTAGCCCGGTACCACCAGCAGGTTAGAACCACCATAGACCTCCTCGCCCTGCCCGTCCTGGGTCAGGTACTGATCACCGCAGTAGCTGATGACGTGATCGCCGATAAAGCTCTGGCCAACACTGTGAGTGACCACCTCGTGCAAATCCTGCTCCAGTACCACACCGTCAGTGAACAGTTGCGCCGCGTCAGGCCGGGCGAGGATGGCGTCGAATTCGTCGAGGCTGCGGATCACTTCCTGGCCGCGACCGGCGCACGCGTGCACGGGCTTGAGGCGGATCGGCCCGGTGTAGAGCAAGTGGGTGGCCGCCGGCCGCGCGTCTTCCAGGGCGTGCACACTCAGGCCATCAAGTACCACGTTGCGAATACGCTCGGAAAACAGCGGCGACCAGCCTTCAGGGGCCACCGCATTTTTATTCAGCAGCCCGTGGCTGATGGCCTTGGTGCAGATGAAGTCGTGATCGACGTAACCGCCCCACAAGTCTTCGGGGCCTTTGATGCCCAATTGCCGCGCCTGGGCCGCACCGACGAGGGTTTGGGTAGGTAACAGATAAAGGTCGCGCCCACTGTGCAACTCAGGGTCATAGCTGCCGCCATATTTGAGCCCGAGGATCTGCGCCAGCCAGCGGGCCAGGGCGCGGTTGGTTTCGACTTCGTGCAACGGCGCGCCCGGTCGGACCGAGTGTGCCACTACGATTTTCTTGCGCTTTATCGGGGTCATGCGTCCCCCTTGGCTGTCCTGCCATGTGTGTAGGGAGAAGGTTGCAGGGATCAAGCCAAGGCGAGGTTTGTTTAAACTCCTCGAGAATCAATCAGTTGCGAGGAAAGCGATAGCACTTGGCCTGTTTTATTCTGCACGAAGTGCTCTGGCAGTCGCGGCGTTCTGCACGATTCAGGCTTGGGCCTTGCTGGGCATTACACCGAAACGGCTGCGGTAGTCGCTTGGCGCCAGCCCAGTGATTTTCTTGAAGGTAGCGCGGAAGGCGCCGGGGTCTTGATAACCGACAGTCCAGGCGATGTGATCAATGGTGCCGTTGGTGAACTCAAGCATCTGCCGCGCCTTGCCCACCCGCAGGTGCTGGCAGTATTCGGTGGGTTTCAAACCCGTGGCGGCGCGGAACCGGCGCAGGAATGTGCGCTCCTCAAGCCCAGCCTGTTGCGCCATCGCGGCCAAGGAAACATCCACCGCGCCACTGGCCTGCAGCCAATGCTGCACCTTTAGAATCGCACCGTCGCCATGGGCCAGGATCGGCGCAAAGTTACTGCCACACTCACTGGCGCTGTCGCTGTGTTCGATCACCAAAAAGCGCGCGGTGCTGGCGGCGATGCTCGGGCCGAGTAAGCGGTCTACCAGGCGCAGACCAAGCTCGGACCAGGCCATCAGCCCGGCGGTGGTGATCAGATCGCCGTCATCGACGATGGGTTTGTCGGCCTCAAGGCGAATAGCCGGGTAACGGCCAGCGAAAGATTTGGCTGACGTCCAGTGCGTGGTGGCGCTACGACCGTCCAACAGGCCGCTTTCCGCCAGCAGGATCGAACCCACGCACACCCCACCCAGGATAGTCCCCGTGCGGTGCTGCTGGCGAAGCCAATCGAGCAACTCGGCAGAAGCCTGCCCCTCGGAGAAGCCCGCGATGGACGGCGGAATCAGCAAGGCGGTCAGCGCCTGCCCGGCGCCCGGCTGGCTGTCGAACACGCGGGCCGGCGCACTGCCTGCCTCGGCCTGCCAATGACTGATACGCAGTGCCGGCAGTTGCTCGGACTGATGCTCGGCGGCAATCCGGCTGGCGACGGCGAACAAGTCAGTCAAGCCATGCACGGCGGCCATTTGCGCACCGCTGTAGATCAGCACGCCAAGTTCGACGATCGCCATTGTCAGTTTTCCCTCTGGTATTGTCGGTGCGGCCAATCCCCAGGCGCTACGCCAGCCACGATACTGGACGCATCAACCATCACAAGGAAACCAAACATGGCCAAGCAAGCGCTCATCCTAATCGATATCCAGAACGACTACTTCCCCCAGGGCAAGTGGCCGCTTGACGGTGTGGACGCGGCGGCAGACAAGGCGCAGCAAGTGCTCCAGGCGTTTCGCCAGGCGGGCGATGCGGTGATTCATGTGCGCCACGAATTCAAATCCGACGATGCGCCCTTCTTCACCCCGGGTTCGCAAGGCGCGCATTTGCACCCCAAGGTTCTGAATCGGGCCGATGAACCGGTGGTGCTCAAGCATTTCGTCAATGCGTTTCGCGAGACCAACCTGCGGGAGCTGCTGGAACAACGCAGCATCACCGAGTTGGTGGTGGTGGGCAGCATGAGCCATATGTGTATCGACGGCGTGGTGCGTGCGGCCGCGGATCTGGGCTACAGCGTGACCGTGATTCACGATGCCTGCGCCACGCGGGACTTGGAATTCAACGGTACCACCGTACCGGCGGCCCAGGTGCATGCGGCGTTTATGTCGTCGCTGGGGTTTGCGTATGCGAGCGTGGTGTCGGCGGCCCAGTTCCTGGCTGCCGACTGATTACGCTGCTTACCGGGTGGCGATGATGAACAGGCGCGGAAATGGCAGCAGCACGGCGCCATCGTCCAGCGCAGGATAAGCCTTGGTGATCCGCGCCAGGTACTCATGGAGGAAGGCGCTTTTTTCTGCTTCAGTCAGGGGCGCCAGGAACGGACGCAGCGCCGACCCTTTGAACCACTCCACCACCGCAGCAGCGCCTGCGAGCGGATGGTGGTAAGTGGTGCGCCATACATCCACGGTGGAACAGTGTTTGTTCAGCAGCTCAAAGTAGTAGCTCGCGGTATGGCGTTCGTTGTGTTTCACCGCGCTGATCTTGGCAGCCCATGGCCCGTGCGCCGCCACTTCCCGCGCCAGCGTGTGGGCCGGCTCATCGAGGTTGTCGGGCGTTTGCACTGCCAATGTGCCGCCGGGGTTCAACTGATTGATCAGGTGCGGGTACAACGCGGCGTGGTCCGGCAGCCATTGCAGCGAGGCATTGGCGAGGATGACGTCGAACTTCTGCGCGGGGTTCCAGGCGCCGATGTCGGCCAATTCGAAGTTCAGCGTGGGCAGGCGCGTGCGGGCGTCGACCAGCATGTCATCGGAGCTGTCCATGCCAGTGACCAATGCCTGCGGGAAACGATCAGCCAATACTTCAGTAGAGTTGCCCGGGCCGCATCCCAGGTCGACGGCGCTGCGCACATCGCTATCAGGGATGGCCGCCACCAGGTCGCGGACGGGACGGGTGCGCTGTTGTTCGAACATCGAGTATTGCTTGGCTGACCAGGTCATCGCGGCATGCCTTCTTCTGTGAGGAGTGACAACAGCCTAATTCTTGTGATCCATGAGAACAAACGCCAGCATTCATCACCTCCCATACCTCAAAAGTATTCCTATGCTGGAACTCAGGCAGCTCGGCCGTTTGTACCCAGCGTGCTACGCCTGTTCCGGGAAACCCTTGTCGGCGTTTCAGTGGTGCAGGAGGCGCCGCGTATGACCGCGACCCTGAGCCTGGCAGCTGCAGGCCTTGGGGTGTCCATACACGGTTTGCCAAATCCGACTAAAATTATTGTCGACCTGCGCAGGCGTCAGCCCCGCATGGGCGCTCAAGCCAGCCGTGGGATGGCAATGATATGGACCACTATGCCGACGATCTGGCGGAGTTGATCGAGCATTTGGATCTGAGAAACGCGATCCTCTTCGGCTTTTCCACGGGAGGTGGCGAAGTAGCACGTTATATCGCTCGCCACGGCATCGCGCGCGTGGCCAAGGCGGGGCTGGTCTGCTCGGTAACTCCACTGATGTTGAGAACTGAACAAAGAGCGAGCCAATGCTGAAATGCTCAGGTTCGCGCAGCAATGAGCACCGCCAGCCCAAAAAAAACCGCGCGGCCCTGTCAGGCGGCGCGGTTTCTTATATTTGCAGCGTGTTGCGTGGCTATATCCTAGAACGGAATATCGTCATCAAAGCTGTCGAAGTCGGCCGCTGGCTGAGGAGCTGCCTGCTGTGGCGCTGGACGCGACTCACGCTGTGGCTGCTGGGTTGGCTGCGGACGGGACTGCTGCTGTGGACGCGGTGCCGAGTTGGACATGCCGCCCTGGCCCTGTTGGTCGCCCTGTGGACGGCCGCCCAGCAGTTGCATGGTGCCTTGCATGTCGACCACGATTTCGGTGGTGTAACGCTTGATGCCGTCTTTTTCCCACTCACGGGTTTGCAGTTTGCCTTCGATGTAGACCTGCGAACCTTTGCGCAGGTACTCACCGGCGATCTCTGCAACCTTGCCGAACATCGACACACGGTGCCATTCGGTTTTCTCGACCTTCTGGCCGGTTTGCTTGTCGGTCCACTGTTCGCTGGTCGCCAGACTCAGGTTGGTCACGGCGTTACCGTTCGGCAAGTAGCGAACTTCGGGATCCTGGCCGCAAGTACCGACCAATATGACTTTGTTAACCCCACGGGCCATAACGTTCTCCTAGGCTGGGCGCGCTGTCGGCACTGGGTTGACCAGTTGCTCGAGCGTCGCGCGATCCAATAATTCGGTGTCCAATTTGATGTAGATGGCGGCTTCTTCAGTGACAACCACAGCATCCGTAACCCCAACGACGGCCTTCAGGCGCTCGACCAGACCGGCTTCGCGGATCGCTTCGGGCGATAACGGCAGGCGCAGGCTCGTCACATAGGGAGGTTCGCGCATGGTAACAGCAAAGGCCAGCCAGAGGGCAGCCAGACCTGCGCATCCCAGGAACACAACCGACAAACCGCCATGCTGGAACATCCAGCCACCCATGATCCCGCCCAGTGCAGAACCGAGGAACTGGCTGGTGGAATACACGCCCATCGCCGTGCCTTTGCCGCCGGCCGGTGAAACCTTACTGATCAGCGAAGGCAATGAAGCCTCCAGCAGGTTGAACGCCGTGAAGAACACCACCGTGCCGATCACCAGTGCCCGCAAGCTGTCGCCGAACTGCCAGAAGAATAGCTCAGTGAGCATCAATGTCGCGACGGCGCCCAAGAGAACTCGTTTCATTTTGCGTTTCTTTTCGCCATAGATGATGAACGGGATCATGGCGAAGAACGAGATCAGCAGCGCGGTAAGGTAGACCCACCAGTGCTGCTCCTTGGGTAACCCGGCTTTTTGCACCAGGGCCAGGGGCAAGGCGATGAAGCTGCACATCAGCATCGCGTGTAATACGAAGATACCTAAATCCAGGCGCAGCAGGTCCGGGTGCTTGAGCGTGGGCAGCAACGCCTGTTTTGCCACGCCCGACTCACGGTGCTGCAACGGCCCCGTGGAGCGCGGCACCATAAAGGCGACGATCACGATGCCGAACAGCGCCATGCCGCCGGTGGCGAGGAACAGGCCATGCAAGCCGAACGCACGGGTCAGCAACGGGCCCACCACCATCGCAACGGCAAACGACAGGCCGATGGTCATGCCGATCATCGCCATGGCCTTGGTGCGATGTTGCTCGCGGGTCAGGTCGGAAAGCAGCGCCATGACGGCGGCGGAAATAGCGCCCGCGCCCTGCAGGACGCGCCCGGCGATCACGCCCCAGATCGAGTCGGCATTGGCCGCGAGCACGCTGCCCAGGGCGAACACGATCAGCCCCAGGTAGATGACCGGCCGGCGGCCGATGCGGTCGGAAATGATCCCGAACGGAATCTGGAACAGCGCCTGGGTCAGGCCATAGGCGCCAATCGCCAGGCCGATCAGGGCTGGGGTCGCTCCTGCGAGATCCATTCCATAGGTCGCCAATACTGGCAACACCATAAACATGCCTAGCATACGGAATGCGAACACCAGGGCCAGACCGCTTGCTGCGCGGGTCTCGCTGCCACTCATGCGTTCGCTGTG
This genomic window from Pseudomonas sp. Bout1 contains:
- a CDS encoding lysylphosphatidylglycerol synthase domain-containing protein; its protein translation is MTQAHTAEQNARPGFFKRWKKPLTVVFFLVLIVLFTLLARRIDWSEVFDTLGSFKLRTLLIAGALTLCSFLVYSCFDLIGRTYIRQPLRWKQILPVGIISYAFNLNLSAWVGGIAMRYRLYSRLGVSSGNIAKILGLSLATNWFGYMAIAGAVFSSGLVSLPPGWKLSSGALQGVGVLLVLASLGYLLACRLSKKRAWSVRGIEISLPSLRMAVLQLALGALNWSLMAAVIFTLLPKQLDYPVVLGVLLISSIAGVVTHIPAGLGVLEAVFIALLQHEASRGSLLAGLIAYRAIYFILPLLVALVMYLAVEAKAKALRVKKTPKTE
- a CDS encoding alpha/beta hydrolase family protein; the protein is MTARSENIAIDIDDEQMSGTFLSPKSKVPGVLFVHGWGGSQERDLERAKGIAGLGCVCLTFDLRGHAGNGIPLSRVTREDNLRDLLAAYDRLLSHPAIDTSAVAVVGTSYGGYLAAILTSLRPVRWLALRVPALYRDQEWLKPKRDLDKADLMDYRGTFVHAQTNRALHACAAFTGDVLIVESETDDHVPHATIMSYRAACQQTHSLTHRIIDGADHSLSDPVSQQAYTSILVDWITEMVVGERLSIIQS
- a CDS encoding DUF3182 family protein — translated: MTPIKRKKIVVAHSVRPGAPLHEVETNRALARWLAQILGLKYGGSYDPELHSGRDLYLLPTQTLVGAAQARQLGIKGPEDLWGGYVDHDFICTKAISHGLLNKNAVAPEGWSPLFSERIRNVVLDGLSVHALEDARPAATHLLYTGPIRLKPVHACAGRGQEVIRSLDEFDAILARPDAAQLFTDGVVLEQDLHEVVTHSVGQSFIGDHVISYCGDQYLTQDGQGEEVYGGSNLLVVPGYYEDLLELELPDDVRLAIEQAQAFDTAADEAYPGFYASRRNYDIAQGLDSDGQRRSGVLEQSWRMGGASSAEVAALQSFVNNPGLRAIYVSSVETYVDQPLPADAIEVYRGPAENSDFLLKYVTVKSYDG
- a CDS encoding GlxA family transcriptional regulator is translated as MAIVELGVLIYSGAQMAAVHGLTDLFAVASRIAAEHQSEQLPALRISHWQAEAGSAPARVFDSQPGAGQALTALLIPPSIAGFSEGQASAELLDWLRQQHRTGTILGGVCVGSILLAESGLLDGRSATTHWTSAKSFAGRYPAIRLEADKPIVDDGDLITTAGLMAWSELGLRLVDRLLGPSIAASTARFLVIEHSDSASECGSNFAPILAHGDGAILKVQHWLQASGAVDVSLAAMAQQAGLEERTFLRRFRAATGLKPTEYCQHLRVGKARQMLEFTNGTIDHIAWTVGYQDPGAFRATFKKITGLAPSDYRSRFGVMPSKAQA
- a CDS encoding cysteine hydrolase family protein — its product is MAKQALILIDIQNDYFPQGKWPLDGVDAAADKAQQVLQAFRQAGDAVIHVRHEFKSDDAPFFTPGSQGAHLHPKVLNRADEPVVLKHFVNAFRETNLRELLEQRSITELVVVGSMSHMCIDGVVRAAADLGYSVTVIHDACATRDLEFNGTTVPAAQVHAAFMSSLGFAYASVVSAAQFLAAD
- the tam gene encoding trans-aconitate 2-methyltransferase codes for the protein MTWSAKQYSMFEQQRTRPVRDLVAAIPDSDVRSAVDLGCGPGNSTEVLADRFPQALVTGMDSSDDMLVDARTRLPTLNFELADIGAWNPAQKFDVILANASLQWLPDHAALYPHLINQLNPGGTLAVQTPDNLDEPAHTLAREVAAHGPWAAKISAVKHNERHTASYYFELLNKHCSTVDVWRTTYHHPLAGAAAVVEWFKGSALRPFLAPLTEAEKSAFLHEYLARITKAYPALDDGAVLLPFPRLFIIATR
- a CDS encoding single-stranded DNA-binding protein, translated to MARGVNKVILVGTCGQDPEVRYLPNGNAVTNLSLATSEQWTDKQTGQKVEKTEWHRVSMFGKVAEIAGEYLRKGSQVYIEGKLQTREWEKDGIKRYTTEIVVDMQGTMQLLGGRPQGDQQGQGGMSNSAPRPQQQSRPQPTQQPQRESRPAPQQAAPQPAADFDSFDDDIPF
- a CDS encoding MFS transporter codes for the protein MHDPHSERMSGSETRAASGLALVFAFRMLGMFMVLPVLATYGMDLAGATPALIGLAIGAYGLTQALFQIPFGIISDRIGRRPVIYLGLIVFALGSVLAANADSIWGVIAGRVLQGAGAISAAVMALLSDLTREQHRTKAMAMIGMTIGLSFAVAMVVGPLLTRAFGLHGLFLATGGMALFGIVIVAFMVPRSTGPLQHRESGVAKQALLPTLKHPDLLRLDLGIFVLHAMLMCSFIALPLALVQKAGLPKEQHWWVYLTALLISFFAMIPFIIYGEKKRKMKRVLLGAVATLMLTELFFWQFGDSLRALVIGTVVFFTAFNLLEASLPSLISKVSPAGGKGTAMGVYSTSQFLGSALGGIMGGWMFQHGGLSVVFLGCAGLAALWLAFAVTMREPPYVTSLRLPLSPEAIREAGLVERLKAVVGVTDAVVVTEEAAIYIKLDTELLDRATLEQLVNPVPTARPA